In Uranotaenia lowii strain MFRU-FL chromosome 2, ASM2978415v1, whole genome shotgun sequence, one genomic interval encodes:
- the LOC129745399 gene encoding dynein axonemal light chain 1-like gives MSRPTTIKEALQQWSVENEGQDPLQAKDIQLQFQWPPIEKMDATLSTLTECEKLSLSSNMIDKIIGIAGMKSLRILSLARNNLKSLAGIEPLGETLEELWVSYNFIDKLKGVESLKKLKVLYIGNNSIREWGEFNKLQAVETLEDLLFAGNPLVENIDWTACVREVTKRLPTLKKLDGENMVTDED, from the exons ATGTCACGTCCAACCACCATCAAGGAAGCCCTGCAGCAGTGGTCCGTAGAAAATGAAGGACAGGATCCACTCCAAGCCAAGGACATCCAGTTGCAGTTCCAGTGGCCACCGatcgaaaaaatggatgccacACTTTCCACTTTGACGGAATGCGA AAAGTTGAGTCTATCGTCCAACATGATTGACAAAATAATCGGAATTGCTGGAATGAAAAGCCTGCGGATCCTATCGCTGGCCCGAAACAATCTGAAATCCCTGGCCGGAATC GAACCCCTCGGGGAAACGCTGGAAGAGCTTTGGGTCAGCTACAACTTCATCGACAAGCTCAAGGGGGTGGAGAGTCTGAAGAAGCTGAAAGTGCTCTACATCGGCAACAATTCCATCCGGGAGTGGGGCGAGTTCAACAAGCTGCAGGCCGTCGAAACGTTGGAGGATTTGCTGTTCGCCGGAAATCCCCTGGTCGAGAACATCGACTGGACGGCCTGCGTTCGGGAAGTTACCAAACGACTGCCGACGCTCAAGAAGCTGGACGGGGAAAATATGGTTACCGATGAGGATTAG